From Methanocella paludicola SANAE, a single genomic window includes:
- a CDS encoding phenylalanine--tRNA ligase subunit alpha — protein MDLSANEKIVLKAIGDIEMTALEVSKATGLKAEAVTHAAYLLEEKGLASVRDEVVSEYVLTDEGRKYAEEGLPERIIFNALPDGGASLKELKSKFPPSTVNIAMGWLRQKGWAKFEKKDGDTVLVPQKAEKSPDEVALSIIGEGKPQESLPEKTMKDLLKRSIVTIKEEKEKIILITAAGAALKEKGITVEEELGQLTPEMIASGTWQGKSFRKFDVSAPVLNEYGGRKHILRMAMDKVKRTLIEMGFKEMEGPMVDAEFYVNDLLFMPQDHPARTQWDQFNLKKPKYIRTLPKDLVHRVRDIHEHGGDTGSLGWNYAWDEQIAKKLVLRGHTTSVTARYLAKYNRPPQKFFSVAPVFRNDTIDITHLLEFYQIEGWIMDEKLSMRDLMGTFKEFYSRFGITNLRFKPTYNPYTEPSLEIYGKHPRSGRMIEVGNSGMFRKEMLAPYGIECDVIAWGLALERLLMILYGYEDIRDLHGPLCDINFLRSVPVIWQQ, from the coding sequence ATGGATCTGTCCGCAAATGAAAAGATCGTTCTAAAGGCCATCGGCGACATTGAGATGACGGCCCTGGAGGTCTCGAAGGCAACGGGGCTGAAGGCCGAGGCCGTCACGCATGCCGCCTACCTTCTGGAGGAAAAGGGCCTGGCGTCGGTCCGGGACGAGGTCGTCTCGGAATACGTTTTAACGGATGAAGGCCGGAAGTACGCTGAAGAGGGGCTTCCGGAGCGCATTATTTTTAATGCCTTGCCGGACGGCGGGGCATCCTTAAAAGAGCTTAAATCGAAATTTCCGCCCTCGACCGTCAATATCGCCATGGGCTGGCTGAGGCAAAAGGGCTGGGCGAAGTTCGAGAAGAAGGACGGGGATACGGTCCTGGTGCCGCAAAAAGCTGAGAAGTCGCCCGATGAGGTGGCTCTTTCCATTATCGGCGAGGGTAAGCCACAGGAGAGCCTGCCGGAAAAGACCATGAAGGACCTGCTCAAGCGCAGCATCGTGACAATTAAAGAAGAAAAGGAAAAGATCATTCTCATTACTGCCGCCGGTGCGGCGCTTAAGGAAAAGGGCATCACGGTGGAGGAAGAGCTCGGCCAGCTTACGCCCGAGATGATCGCCTCCGGCACCTGGCAGGGCAAATCCTTCCGGAAGTTCGACGTGAGCGCCCCGGTGCTCAACGAGTACGGCGGCCGGAAGCACATCCTCCGCATGGCCATGGACAAGGTGAAGCGCACCCTCATCGAGATGGGCTTCAAGGAGATGGAAGGCCCGATGGTGGACGCAGAGTTTTACGTGAACGACCTTCTGTTCATGCCGCAGGACCACCCGGCCAGGACGCAGTGGGACCAGTTTAACCTGAAGAAGCCGAAGTACATCCGCACATTGCCAAAAGACCTTGTGCATCGAGTCAGGGATATCCACGAGCACGGCGGCGATACTGGCTCCCTGGGCTGGAACTATGCCTGGGACGAGCAAATCGCTAAAAAGCTGGTCCTCCGTGGGCACACGACCTCGGTGACGGCACGTTACCTGGCGAAATATAACAGGCCGCCTCAGAAGTTCTTCTCTGTTGCCCCAGTATTCAGGAACGATACCATCGACATCACGCACCTGCTCGAATTCTACCAGATCGAAGGCTGGATCATGGACGAGAAGCTCAGCATGCGGGACCTCATGGGCACCTTCAAGGAGTTCTACTCCCGATTCGGTATTACGAACCTGCGGTTCAAGCCCACATATAATCCTTACACAGAGCCAAGCCTCGAGATATACGGCAAGCACCCGCGTAGCGGGCGGATGATCGAGGTAGGCAACTCGGGCATGTTCAGGAAGGAAATGCTGGCGCCCTATGGCATCGAATGCGACGTCATCGCCTGGGGACTGGCCCTGGAACGCCTGCTCATGATACTGTATGGATACGAGGACATCCGTGACCTTCACGGTCCTCTGTGCGACATCAACTTCTTAAGGAGCGTGCCCGTCATATGGCAACAGTAA
- the pheT gene encoding phenylalanine--tRNA ligase subunit beta, with product MATVTVNYPDLVRLIGKDISLDKLRDDLFELGLETEAIEGDDVTFEVTSDRADLLCEEGIALMLRAYYGIKTGLTIPPVEPSDYRIIVERELEHVRPFVTGAIVKDLHFTDESIKSIMHLQEKLHGTFGRRRKKGAIGIHDLSKIKGKDIYYKAVARDAVKFVPLQSNEVMTPGEVLERHDKGKDYAYVLEDKPLVPVIYDAEGLFSFPPIINSKRTEVTIDTHELLIELTGEDLGTIDYMLNIALYALYLRGAKIYGLKVEYPDHTLERPNLEVRTMRIGLSEINTVLGLDLTAMQAKDLLLRMGNGIAETGSDYLVVEIPPYRTDIIQLRDIVDDVGRVYGFNNMPPVYPNTPSVGQLAEKNKLNDAVREVMIGLGCQDTLNFILIGKEETYTKMCQPEDGRAVELSNPYTDQYNIMRTWIAPSLMIVLSNNLHREYPQNILEVGTTAHLDNFESTGVKEEEHVACALCYSKAGFNEIKTKLQSLCYNFGLADKLRTAAVEHPSFITGRCAEIFIGDKKAGIIGEIHPQVLKNWGIEMPIALFEMDVSSLK from the coding sequence ATGGCAACAGTAACGGTCAACTATCCCGACCTCGTCAGGCTCATCGGCAAGGACATATCTCTGGACAAGCTGCGCGACGACCTGTTCGAGCTCGGCCTCGAAACGGAAGCCATTGAAGGCGATGACGTGACCTTCGAGGTCACGAGCGACCGTGCTGACCTGCTTTGCGAGGAGGGCATCGCCCTCATGCTGCGGGCCTACTACGGCATCAAGACGGGATTAACCATACCGCCTGTCGAGCCTTCGGATTACCGCATCATCGTGGAACGCGAGCTGGAGCATGTCAGGCCTTTCGTCACGGGCGCTATCGTTAAGGACCTCCACTTCACGGACGAATCGATCAAGTCCATCATGCACCTGCAGGAAAAGCTGCATGGTACCTTCGGCCGCCGCAGGAAAAAGGGAGCGATCGGCATCCACGACCTGTCGAAGATCAAGGGCAAGGACATCTATTATAAGGCTGTGGCCCGGGATGCGGTCAAGTTCGTCCCGCTCCAGAGCAATGAGGTCATGACGCCCGGCGAGGTGCTGGAGCGCCACGACAAGGGCAAGGACTACGCCTACGTGCTCGAGGACAAGCCGCTCGTGCCGGTCATCTACGATGCGGAGGGCCTGTTCTCGTTCCCGCCCATCATCAACTCTAAACGGACGGAAGTCACCATCGACACTCATGAGCTGCTCATCGAGCTAACGGGCGAAGACCTCGGCACGATCGATTATATGCTCAATATCGCCCTGTACGCACTCTATTTGCGCGGCGCAAAGATATACGGCCTTAAGGTCGAATACCCCGACCACACGCTCGAAAGGCCCAATCTGGAAGTGCGCACGATGCGCATCGGGCTTTCCGAGATCAACACGGTACTCGGCCTTGACCTGACGGCCATGCAGGCGAAAGACCTGCTGTTACGCATGGGCAACGGCATTGCGGAAACGGGCAGCGACTACCTGGTCGTCGAGATACCGCCATACAGGACGGATATCATTCAGCTAAGGGACATCGTGGACGACGTCGGCCGCGTTTACGGCTTCAACAACATGCCCCCGGTCTATCCCAACACGCCATCGGTCGGCCAGCTTGCGGAAAAGAACAAGCTCAACGATGCCGTAAGGGAGGTCATGATCGGCCTGGGCTGCCAGGACACGCTCAACTTCATCCTTATCGGCAAAGAGGAGACGTACACGAAGATGTGCCAGCCCGAGGACGGCAGAGCTGTCGAGCTTTCCAACCCGTACACCGACCAGTATAATATCATGCGCACATGGATCGCGCCGTCGCTCATGATTGTGCTATCGAACAACCTGCACCGCGAGTACCCGCAGAACATCTTGGAAGTAGGCACCACGGCACACCTGGACAATTTCGAGAGCACGGGCGTTAAGGAAGAAGAGCACGTTGCGTGCGCCTTATGCTATTCGAAGGCCGGCTTCAACGAGATCAAGACAAAGCTGCAGTCGCTCTGCTATAATTTCGGCCTCGCCGATAAGTTGAGGACGGCCGCCGTCGAGCATCCGTCGTTCATAACTGGCAGGTGCGCCGAGATATTCATCGGCGATAAAAAAGCCGGCATCATCGGCGAGATTCACCCTCAGGTCCTGAAGAACTGGGGCATCGAGATGCCGATAGCGCTATTCGAGATGGACGTTTCCTCGTTAAAATAA
- a CDS encoding flavodoxin domain-containing protein — protein MLDLLLVYVTKSGNTRLVAEAIADGARSMGLEARAADLRDIETADILGADVVAIGSPTYEQRMLPLIEKLIDSLDSKKCRGKPGIAFGSYGWSGEAPIFIAKRMRELGFDVLDPVMRVQYKPNDKDIEACERLGKDIALKLKSLTRRT, from the coding sequence ATGCTAGACCTATTGCTCGTGTATGTCACGAAATCGGGTAATACGAGGCTCGTAGCGGAAGCGATCGCGGACGGCGCCAGGTCGATGGGCCTAGAGGCAAGAGCCGCCGACCTCCGTGACATCGAGACCGCAGATATTTTGGGCGCGGACGTCGTAGCCATCGGATCCCCGACGTATGAGCAGCGAATGCTCCCGCTTATAGAAAAGCTCATCGACAGCCTTGATAGTAAAAAATGCAGGGGAAAGCCCGGGATAGCTTTCGGCTCATACGGCTGGAGTGGAGAAGCCCCGATCTTCATAGCAAAGCGAATGCGTGAGCTCGGGTTCGACGTGCTGGACCCGGTCATGCGAGTCCAGTATAAGCCGAACGATAAGGATATCGAAGCATGCGAGCGCCTTGGCAAAGACATTGCGCTGAAACTCAAAAGCCTTACGCGAAGGACCTAA